A genomic region of Nymphalis io chromosome 3, ilAglIoxx1.1, whole genome shotgun sequence contains the following coding sequences:
- the LOC126781022 gene encoding probable alpha-aspartyl dipeptidase isoform X2, whose protein sequence is MLNLILINKRNGVTQLIFVPYAQNNHDDYTKKIKDVIEPWGFNVTGLHTYPEPTTAIKSAKAIFIGGGNTFLLLKKLYENNLVNLIREKVNSGSLLYIGSSAGTNVATKSIHTTNDMPIIYPPSFEAIGIVPFNINPHYIDKIETDTHKGETRDQRIGEYMEMPHANPVLGLREGCILHANGNSLLLKGVAGAVIFKKGESKVEYAAGADVSFLLD, encoded by the exons atgctaaatttaattttaataaataaaag aaatggaGTCACCCAATTAATTTTTGTGCCCTATGCGCAAAACAATCATGATGATTACACAAAGAAAATTAAAGATGTTATTGAACCATGGGGCTTTAATGTGACTGGCCTGCATACTTACCCAGAGCCAACTACTGCTATAAAATCTGCCAAAGCAATTTTTATTGGGGGTGGGAATACTTTTCTCTTATTGaagaaattatatgaaaataacttAGTAAATCTTATTAGAGAAAAAGTGAATAGTGGAAGTCTATTATATATTGGAAGTAGTGCAGGAACAAATGTAGCTACTAAGAGTATCCACACAACAAATGACATGCCAATAATATATCCACCTTCATTTGAAGCTATAGGTATTGTACCCTTTAATATAAACCCTCATTATATTGACAAAATAGAAACAGATACACACAAGGGTGAAACAAGAGACCAACGAATTGGTGAATATATGGAAATGCCACATGCAAACCCAGTGCTTGGATTGAGAGAAGGCTGTATTTTACATGCAAATGGAAACTCTTTATTACTCAAGGGTGTTGCTGGTGCagtgatttttaaaaa gGGAGAAAGCAAGGTTGAATATGCAGCTGGAGCAGATGTATCATTTCTACtagattaa
- the LOC126781022 gene encoding probable alpha-aspartyl dipeptidase isoform X1, which translates to MKISRQALLLSSSNCHGYSLLEFAKQEISSFLQKNGVTQLIFVPYAQNNHDDYTKKIKDVIEPWGFNVTGLHTYPEPTTAIKSAKAIFIGGGNTFLLLKKLYENNLVNLIREKVNSGSLLYIGSSAGTNVATKSIHTTNDMPIIYPPSFEAIGIVPFNINPHYIDKIETDTHKGETRDQRIGEYMEMPHANPVLGLREGCILHANGNSLLLKGVAGAVIFKKGESKVEYAAGADVSFLLD; encoded by the exons atgaaAATATCTCGTCAAGCATTACTTTTATCATCGTCTAATTGTCATGGATATTCGCTTCTTGAATTTGCTAAACAAGAAATTTCTTCCTTTTTACAGaa aaatggaGTCACCCAATTAATTTTTGTGCCCTATGCGCAAAACAATCATGATGATTACACAAAGAAAATTAAAGATGTTATTGAACCATGGGGCTTTAATGTGACTGGCCTGCATACTTACCCAGAGCCAACTACTGCTATAAAATCTGCCAAAGCAATTTTTATTGGGGGTGGGAATACTTTTCTCTTATTGaagaaattatatgaaaataacttAGTAAATCTTATTAGAGAAAAAGTGAATAGTGGAAGTCTATTATATATTGGAAGTAGTGCAGGAACAAATGTAGCTACTAAGAGTATCCACACAACAAATGACATGCCAATAATATATCCACCTTCATTTGAAGCTATAGGTATTGTACCCTTTAATATAAACCCTCATTATATTGACAAAATAGAAACAGATACACACAAGGGTGAAACAAGAGACCAACGAATTGGTGAATATATGGAAATGCCACATGCAAACCCAGTGCTTGGATTGAGAGAAGGCTGTATTTTACATGCAAATGGAAACTCTTTATTACTCAAGGGTGTTGCTGGTGCagtgatttttaaaaa gGGAGAAAGCAAGGTTGAATATGCAGCTGGAGCAGATGTATCATTTCTACtagattaa